A DNA window from Drosophila sechellia strain sech25 chromosome X, ASM438219v1, whole genome shotgun sequence contains the following coding sequences:
- the LOC6612438 gene encoding trichohyalin: MPMVMPCRSRAAMKLHADCYDRLKKPIYLETPPLSTVDEEPLCGVRRDRPVKPKVHRRPLPPGTRLPNPVTMPGLKTAVGGGKAPPRARKYDGAKATFFHIKGQSWESKGYAELSQCELDRMRASRPRTTEERRAEQDRRMEEQQYHTAEAERMRNYFHDIDEQRREKEREAQKRDDDEADEDVNEDRRVEAKRLQVLHRALDAKYESDVRVKDATRAISEAKCSAMWTAQIQERKLLNRIQLDHDEEMARKNRDYNNAKWGTVEQQDQAEEERRRQFGNAVREQISDREKLRFMAQDRLRLEARDLRAAVDEYKKAELAEGEMKSRRKLAYRDELNKYTKLHRNFVRMMCEQDQRDENRAYEYLKLKEQQLRQQRAEREAIAADEKRKRDVLFAVGQKILDAKDNREEMHFLAEHERLERKYRENERKAAEKERKMAAELKRANMEQMEHLSQMKACYYVQRERELKEMIEYRKKHEEQMKREAEEQAIKKACLRSSVSCQIEEREKARRRELEDEHLAFERERAAEAQRQKEIDTVITVKLDDLQKRGCLPNLAVQSLKGRVANAGNKKKLGAEFT, translated from the exons ATGCCGATGGTGATGCCATGTCGTTCGCGAGCTGCCATGAAACTGCACGCGGACTGCTATGATCGACTAAAGAAGCCGATTTATCTGGAAACGCCACCACTATCGACGGTCGACGAGGAGCCACTGTGTGGCGTACGCCGTGATAGACCCGTGAAGCCCAAGGTCCATAGGCGACCATTGCCGCCGGGCACACGGCTACCGAATCCAGTGACCATGCCTGGACTGAAGACGGCGGTGGGTGGCGGTAAGGCGCCACCGCGAGCCCGCAAATACGATGGTGCCAAGGCCACGTTCTTTCACATCAAGGGCCAATCGTGGGAATCAAAGGGCTATGCGGAGCTCTCGCAGTGCGAGTTGGATCGCATGAGGGCCTCCAGACCGCGGACCACCGAGGAGCGTCGCGCGGAACAGGATCGCCGGATGGAGGAGCAGCAATATCACACAGCCGAAGCGGAACGTATGCGCAACTATTTCCACGACATTGATGAGCAGCGCAGGGAGAAGGAACGCGAGGCGCAGAAGAGGGATGATGACGAGGCCGATGAGGATGTCAACGAGGATCGGCGGGTGGAGGCCAAACGATTGCAG GTACTCCACCGCGCCCTGGATGCCAAATACGAATCAGATGTGCGAGTGAAGGATGCCACGCGTGCGATATCCGAGGCCAAATGCAGTGCCATGTGGACGGCTCAGATTCAGGAAAGGAAGCTCCTCAATCGCATTCAACTGGATCACGACGAGGAGATGGCCCGCAAGAATCGCGACTACAACAATGCCAAATGGGGCACGGTGGAGCAGCAAGATCAGGCCGAAGAGGAGAGGCGCCGGCAATTTGGCAACGCAGTGCGTGAGCAAATCTCTGATCGCGAAAAGCTGCGCTTCATGGCCCAGGATCGGCTGCGTCTGGAGGCGCGAGACTTGCGGGCCGCCGTCGATGAGTATAAAAAGGCTGAATTGGCAGAGGGCGAGATGAAATCGCGCCGTAAGCTGGCCTACCGCGATGAATTGAATAAGTACACGAAATTGCATCGCAATTTCGTACGGATGATGTGCGAGCAGGATCAAAGGGATGAGAACAGGGCGTACGAGTATTTAAAGCTCAAGGAGCAGCAATTGAGACAACAGCGAGCGGAACGCGAGGCCATCGCGGCGGACGAGAAACGCAAGCGGGATGTCCTCTTTGCAGTGGGCCAAAAGATTCTCGATGCCAAGGATAATCGCGAGGAGATGCATTTCCTGGCGGAACACGAACGCCTCGAACGGAAGTACAGAGAAAACGAACGCAAGGCTGCCGAAAAGGAGCGCAAAATGGCCGCCGAACTCAAGCGGGCCAATATGGAGCAAATGGAGCATCTCAGCCAGATGAAGGCCTGCTACTATGTGCAGCGTGAACGCGAACTGAAGGAGATGATCGAGTATCGAAAGAAGCACGAGGAGCAAATGAAGCGAGAGGCCGAGGAGCAGGCCATCAAGAAGGCCTGTCTGCGCTCCAGTGTCTCGTGCCAAATCGAGGAGCGGGAGAAGGCTCGTCGCCGCGAACTGGAGGACGAGCACTTGGCCTTCGAAAGGGAGAGGGCAGCCGAGGCGCAGCGGCAAAAGGAAATCGATACGGTGATCACGGTCAAACTAGATGATCTGCAGAAGCGCGGATGTCTGCCCAATTTGGCGGTGCAATCGCTGAAGGGTCGTGTCGCCAATGCTGGCAACAAGAAGAAGCTGGGCGCTGAATTCACTTAG
- the LOC6612439 gene encoding drebrin-like protein, with protein sequence MMETFLVLGLCFILYEALDFFQGCIHSNTPSPSDQIEAYRRELDEQRQQQQQEQFLAGLTPLLGAQFAAAAAAAAAAAGSQSTLGSTTTPTASTASVISDSYDQESQSQSQSQSQSQSQSNQNQQHSLSTPGLFRPAALGYYDPEDPLHATNSLPRDFYYLQQQQLKNKVSSRSLLSKFSSTNSDNRIHPEAGAGSGHHHSVLGAASVITSQPLPSGGEIPSSLFDQPGQPAVVVPPLQLQPSSPLFVELKRAIISQNQRSQPIKYQAREAIEEPQCPQCEEEQIQYLAETLDDLAESEDQQYSPAEEEDDDEEEEEEEQNEEQEDREEQHPYVGGATSEPDICAATRQQLTRIHHIAIDDIATGQEHHHHHHHHLSISGQATSLGANSHADFREIECERLRRKCVSVKRIYSISEKF encoded by the coding sequence ATGATGGAGACATTCCTCGTCCTGGGCCTGTGTTTCATCCTGTACGAGGCATTGGATTTCTTTCAGGGCTGCATCCACAGTAATACCCCATCGCCCAGCGATCAAATCGAAGCCTATCGCCGCGAACTCGACGAacagcgccagcagcagcagcaggaacaaTTCCTGGCGGGATTGACGCCGTTGCTAGGCGCTCAAtttgccgctgccgccgccgccgcggCCGCTGCCGCCGGTTCGCAGTCGACGTTGGGCAGTacgaccacgcccaccgcctCCACGGCCAGCGTGATAAGTGATTCATACGATCAGGaatcgcaatcgcaatcgcaatcTCAATCGCAGTCCCAATCGCAGTCCAATCAAAATCAACAGCATTCGCTAAGCACGCCTGGCCTGTTTCGTCCCGCCGCCTTGGGCTACTACGATCCGGAGGATCCGTTGCATGCCACAAACTCCCTACCGCGCGACTTTTACtatctgcagcagcagcagctgaagaACAAGGTCAGCTCAAGATCGCTACTCTCCAAGTTCTCATCGACCAACTCGGATAATCGCATACATCCGGAGGCTGGAGCCGGTTCAGGCCATCATCATAGTGTCCTGGGGGCAGCGTCTGTTATAACAAGTCAACCTTTACCATCTGGCGGTGAGATACCATCCAGTCTCTTCGATCAGCCGGGACAACCGGCTGTGGTGGTGCCaccactgcaactgcaacccTCATCACCACTATTTGTGGAGCTTAAAAGGGCCATTATAAGTCAGAATCAGAGATCCCAACCGATAAAGTATCAGGCGAGAGAAGCAATCGAAGAGCCACAGTGCCCTCAGTGCGAGGAAGAGCAGATACAGTATTTGGCAGAGACTTTGGACGATCTTGCCGAATCCGAAGATCAACAGTATTCGCCAGCcgaagaagaggacgacgacgaagaggaggaggaggaggagcagaacGAAGAGCAGGAGGATCGGGAGGAGCAGCATCCCTACGTGGGAGGAGCAACCAGTGAGCCGGATATTTGTGCCGCCACACGACAACAGCTAACCAGGATTCATCACATCGCCATTGACGACATCGCCACCGGACAggagcatcatcatcatcatcaccaccatCTCAGCATTTCGGGACAGGCAACgtcgttgggcgccaattctCACGCAGACTTCAGGGAAATCGAGTGCGAGCGACTGCGACGCAAGTGCGTTAGCGTTAAGCGCATCTATAGCATATCGGAAAAGTTCTAA